In a single window of the Halobaculum lipolyticum genome:
- a CDS encoding helix-turn-helix domain-containing protein — MTVGEEPSEARAQLARRIAGEITLSRDPGATLRKWRTDFGVSQTDLAGRMDVSSSVISDYESGRRESPGIGLVSRVVEGLLDIDEARGGARIRQFARVESAGFESDIVRDIREYPTAIPTERVYEALDATEITPGERDTVNGHTVINSIEAITSLSSEEFYRLYGQSTDRALVFTGVTRGESPLVALRVVTPTPNAVILHGLDADALWDHAAALAQVDGFSLAVSTADLDPALEELRSF; from the coding sequence ATGACCGTGGGCGAGGAACCGAGCGAGGCACGCGCGCAGCTCGCCCGTCGGATCGCGGGGGAGATCACCCTCTCGCGCGACCCGGGGGCGACGCTGCGCAAGTGGCGCACCGACTTCGGCGTCTCCCAGACGGATCTCGCCGGCCGGATGGACGTCTCGTCGTCGGTGATCTCCGACTACGAGAGCGGCCGGCGGGAGTCGCCGGGCATCGGGCTGGTGTCCCGCGTCGTCGAGGGACTGCTCGACATCGACGAGGCCCGCGGCGGCGCGCGCATCCGCCAGTTCGCCCGCGTCGAGAGCGCCGGCTTCGAGTCCGACATCGTCCGCGACATCCGCGAGTACCCGACCGCCATCCCCACCGAACGGGTGTACGAGGCGCTCGACGCCACCGAGATCACGCCCGGCGAGCGCGACACCGTCAACGGCCACACCGTGATCAACTCCATCGAGGCGATCACGTCGCTGTCCTCCGAGGAGTTCTACCGACTGTACGGCCAGTCGACCGACCGCGCGCTCGTGTTCACCGGCGTCACGCGCGGGGAGTCGCCGCTCGTGGCGCTGCGGGTGGTGACGCCCACGCCCAACGCCGTGATCCTCCACGGACTCGACGCGGACGCGCTGTGGGACCACGCCGCCGCGCTCGCGCAGGTGGACGGCTTCTCGTTGGCGGTGTCGACGGCGGATCTCGACCCGGCGCTGGAGGAACTGCGCTCGTTTTGA
- the hmgB gene encoding hydroxymethylglutaryl-CoA synthase yields the protein MTAVGIDAIEIWTGKLQLDLPGTFAPAKGEDPEKYTKGLGLETSSFPDAYEDIVTMGANAAKRLMDRKGLDPQDIGRIDVATESAFDNSKPVSTYIAGCLEQVYDGDFHHANKGERKFACVAGTQSIDDAYNWIKAGRNRGRAALVIATDTALYARGDPGEATQGAGAVAMLITEEPSVVELSTEQGYGSADETDFLKPNQQFPSVDGKRSMQVYLARMREALTDFESVAWDTHPSDFAYIPFHTPFPGMVRKAGLLGYRHMIRDTEIEDALEGRIGRQPREEDFEDWESYEEAIRAYMDELKETEEYRSWYADAIDPTLNIARRVGNWYTGSVHVARASALRHAADNDVDLAGQKLLVASYGSGAQAEIHAETVAEGWDEEVGALTIDEQLERRYDLSYDEYEQVHDRHNHDMDVELEEFTQPEGEFVFTGWGRMSERKYDYVE from the coding sequence ATGACAGCAGTCGGGATCGACGCTATCGAGATCTGGACCGGGAAGCTCCAACTGGACCTCCCGGGGACGTTCGCGCCGGCGAAGGGCGAGGACCCCGAGAAGTACACGAAGGGGCTGGGACTGGAGACGTCCTCGTTCCCCGACGCCTACGAGGACATCGTCACGATGGGCGCGAACGCGGCCAAGCGCCTGATGGACCGCAAGGGGCTGGACCCGCAGGACATCGGCCGCATCGACGTCGCCACCGAGTCGGCGTTCGACAACTCCAAACCCGTCTCGACGTACATCGCCGGCTGCCTCGAACAGGTGTACGACGGCGACTTCCACCACGCCAACAAGGGCGAGCGGAAGTTCGCGTGCGTCGCCGGGACGCAGTCGATCGACGACGCGTACAACTGGATCAAGGCGGGGCGCAACCGCGGCCGCGCGGCGCTCGTGATCGCCACCGACACCGCGCTGTACGCCCGCGGCGACCCCGGCGAGGCGACACAGGGCGCCGGCGCCGTCGCGATGCTCATCACCGAGGAGCCGTCGGTCGTCGAACTGTCGACCGAGCAGGGGTACGGCAGCGCCGACGAGACGGACTTCCTGAAGCCGAACCAGCAGTTCCCCTCCGTCGACGGCAAGCGGTCGATGCAGGTGTACCTCGCGCGGATGCGCGAGGCGCTGACCGACTTCGAGAGCGTCGCGTGGGACACCCACCCGAGCGACTTCGCGTACATCCCGTTCCACACGCCGTTCCCGGGGATGGTCCGCAAGGCGGGCCTGCTCGGCTACCGGCACATGATCCGCGACACGGAGATCGAGGACGCGTTGGAGGGGCGGATCGGTCGCCAGCCCCGCGAGGAGGACTTCGAGGACTGGGAGTCGTACGAGGAGGCGATCCGCGCGTACATGGACGAACTGAAGGAGACCGAGGAGTACCGCTCGTGGTACGCCGACGCCATCGACCCGACGCTGAACATCGCCCGGCGGGTCGGCAACTGGTACACCGGCTCCGTCCACGTCGCCCGCGCCTCCGCGCTGCGCCACGCCGCGGACAACGACGTCGACCTCGCGGGACAGAAGCTGCTGGTCGCCTCCTACGGCTCGGGCGCGCAAGCGGAGATCCACGCCGAGACCGTCGCCGAGGGGTGGGACGAGGAGGTCGGGGCGCTGACGATCGACGAACAGCTCGAACGCCGCTACGACCTCTCGTACGACGAGTACGAACAGGTCCACGACCGCCACAACCACGACATGGACGTGGAACTGGAGGAGTTCACCCAGCCCGAGGGCGAGTTCGTGTTCACCGGCTGGGGCCGGATGAGCGAGCGGAAGTACGACTACGTCGAGTAA
- a CDS encoding metal-dependent hydrolase translates to MPSTLVHVALAGLFAAALLRESVFGRRAVAVVLCAAVLPDLDSFVSPFLAGAHRSLGHNALLPALAVVALVYDTRVRDESWLRRRWGDAAPHLAWVALVGFAVAGVGLDYVANGVNLFWPLHDQFYTLNGRAGLSNQRGFFQTFVDLTPETVRTTENLHYATGVDPSPGAEPEDVERVFPLVWAGWQLLLVTTSVGVLAVRFARSRRE, encoded by the coding sequence GTGCCCTCGACGCTCGTCCACGTCGCGCTCGCCGGCCTGTTCGCCGCGGCCCTCCTGCGGGAGTCGGTGTTCGGCCGTCGGGCGGTCGCGGTCGTGCTGTGTGCGGCCGTCCTCCCCGACCTCGACTCGTTCGTCTCGCCGTTCCTCGCGGGCGCCCACCGGTCGCTTGGCCACAACGCCCTGCTCCCGGCGTTGGCCGTCGTCGCGCTCGTGTACGACACCCGCGTCCGCGACGAGTCGTGGCTGCGGCGCCGGTGGGGCGACGCCGCCCCCCACCTCGCGTGGGTCGCGCTCGTCGGGTTCGCGGTCGCCGGCGTCGGGCTGGACTACGTCGCCAACGGCGTGAACCTGTTCTGGCCGCTCCACGACCAGTTCTACACGCTCAACGGTCGAGCGGGGCTGTCGAACCAGCGGGGCTTCTTCCAGACGTTCGTCGATCTCACCCCCGAGACGGTCAGGACCACCGAGAACCTCCACTACGCGACGGGCGTCGACCCGTCCCCGGGCGCCGAGCCGGAGGACGTCGAGCGGGTGTTCCCCTTGGTGTGGGCCGGCTGGCAGCTGTTGCTGGTGACGAC
- a CDS encoding DUF2150 family protein, giving the protein MSESEETFYTADRWQNWLDRVGEEDLDPENEDSARLLLNLQDDTAIAVAKIVSAYDDDRLSEEEAIDEIADVREIVLAEVEMDSEEKVMLIDGVQTSLVCVFYSAEEYMLSGAVEEGSVAEFVDAAAAAEADDDVDAALGYLVQAGTKIIDGEELPMDAVEDLEYGLVSEWVNGLDSLQSAMADPEVVEEDE; this is encoded by the coding sequence ATGAGCGAATCCGAGGAGACGTTCTACACCGCCGATAGGTGGCAGAACTGGCTGGACCGTGTCGGCGAGGAGGACCTCGACCCGGAGAACGAGGACTCCGCGCGGTTGCTGCTCAATCTTCAGGACGACACCGCGATCGCCGTCGCGAAGATCGTCTCGGCGTACGACGACGACCGCCTGAGCGAGGAGGAGGCGATCGACGAGATCGCCGACGTCCGCGAGATCGTGCTCGCGGAGGTCGAGATGGACAGCGAGGAGAAGGTGATGCTGATCGACGGCGTCCAGACGTCGCTCGTCTGCGTGTTCTACTCCGCCGAGGAGTACATGCTGAGCGGCGCCGTCGAGGAGGGGAGCGTCGCCGAGTTCGTCGACGCGGCGGCGGCCGCCGAGGCCGACGACGACGTCGACGCGGCGCTGGGCTACCTCGTGCAGGCCGGTACCAAGATCATCGACGGCGAGGAGCTGCCCATGGACGCCGTCGAGGACCTCGAGTACGGACTCGTCTCCGAGTGGGTGAACGGACTCGACTCGCTGCAGTCGGCGATGGCCGACCCCGAAGTCGTCGAGGAAGACGAGTAG
- a CDS encoding thioredoxin family protein: MSDTSPSTAGDAAATPTPRDVDARAFRDELRAAVADHDLVLVDFYTMGCSMCQAIEPVLGSVARAAEVAILLVNPQTDPTLVSEHEIRSVPTLAVFEAGPDGAPTEVDRIADGFVGAERIVAFVEGAR; encoded by the coding sequence ATGAGCGACACCTCGCCGTCGACCGCCGGCGACGCCGCGGCGACCCCGACGCCGCGCGACGTCGACGCCCGCGCCTTCCGCGACGAACTACGAGCGGCCGTCGCCGACCACGACCTCGTGCTCGTCGACTTCTACACGATGGGCTGTTCGATGTGTCAGGCCATCGAGCCGGTGCTCGGCAGCGTCGCCCGCGCGGCCGAGGTGGCGATCCTGCTCGTGAACCCGCAGACGGACCCCACGCTCGTCAGCGAGCACGAGATCAGGTCGGTGCCGACGCTGGCTGTGTTCGAGGCGGGTCCCGACGGAGCGCCGACGGAGGTCGACCGCATCGCCGACGGCTTCGTCGGCGCCGAGCGGATCGTGGCGTTCGTCGAGGGCGCCCGATAG
- a CDS encoding type IV pilin N-terminal domain-containing protein, with protein MTPVIATVTMVAITVLLAAVLGAAMLDFSGTVGPGPPAVSVEFTYIPDGTEWEVYATIAGGETITAENTGNLSLVAETGETKNVSRTRFPLKGGDDIILGGGDTVRGGTVVRLVWRGPDGGSGVIRSGRTPY; from the coding sequence GTGACGCCGGTGATCGCGACGGTCACGATGGTCGCCATCACGGTGTTGCTCGCGGCGGTGTTGGGCGCGGCGATGTTGGACTTCTCCGGCACCGTCGGTCCCGGGCCGCCGGCCGTGTCGGTGGAGTTCACGTACATCCCCGACGGCACCGAGTGGGAGGTGTACGCGACAATCGCCGGCGGCGAGACGATCACGGCCGAGAACACGGGGAACCTCTCGCTCGTCGCCGAGACCGGCGAGACGAAGAACGTGTCCCGGACTCGGTTCCCGCTGAAGGGCGGCGACGACATCATCCTCGGCGGCGGGGACACCGTCCGCGGGGGGACGGTCGTGCGCCTCGTGTGGCGCGGTCCCGACGGCGGGTCGGGCGTGATCCGGAGCGGGCGAACGCCGTACTGA
- a CDS encoding TatD family hydrolase, with protein sequence MSEDLGTPVLDDHLHLDPDHGRGMAAVDDFARLGGTHLIVVNKPSWHLGPIPAEPADFRPVFETTVAAASEATERLRGRAWPVLGVHPGLVSRLVDDEGYDPDEARELMCAGIDVAAEFVADGRALGLKSGRPHYDVTEAVWEASNAVTRHAFERGAESGCAVQLHTEASEDLTDLADWAAEAGMDPSRVVKHYAEGRLVGPTPSVMSEKDRLVRAADSGEPFLMETDFVDDPEKPGMVMGPKTVPRRVRWLLEEGYDDAVHTAHVETPRAVYGVDTAATLTGAE encoded by the coding sequence ATGAGCGAGGACCTCGGGACGCCCGTGCTGGACGACCACCTCCACTTGGACCCCGACCACGGTCGCGGGATGGCGGCCGTCGACGACTTCGCCCGCCTCGGCGGCACGCACCTGATCGTCGTCAACAAACCGTCGTGGCACCTCGGCCCGATCCCCGCCGAACCGGCGGACTTCCGGCCGGTGTTCGAGACGACCGTCGCGGCCGCCAGCGAGGCGACCGAGCGGCTCAGGGGGCGCGCGTGGCCCGTCCTCGGCGTCCACCCGGGGCTGGTGTCGCGGCTCGTCGACGACGAGGGGTACGACCCCGACGAGGCACGCGAGTTGATGTGCGCAGGGATCGACGTCGCCGCCGAGTTCGTCGCCGACGGTCGCGCGCTCGGGCTGAAGTCCGGCCGGCCGCACTACGACGTGACGGAGGCGGTGTGGGAGGCGTCGAACGCCGTGACGCGCCACGCCTTCGAGCGCGGCGCGGAGTCGGGCTGTGCGGTCCAACTCCACACGGAGGCGAGCGAGGACCTCACCGACCTCGCCGACTGGGCCGCCGAGGCCGGCATGGACCCGTCGCGGGTGGTGAAACACTACGCCGAAGGCAGACTGGTCGGGCCGACGCCCAGCGTCATGAGCGAGAAGGACCGCCTCGTGCGGGCGGCCGACTCGGGCGAGCCGTTCCTGATGGAGACCGACTTCGTCGACGACCCGGAGAAGCCGGGGATGGTGATGGGACCGAAGACCGTCCCCCGGCGCGTCCGGTGGCTGCTGGAGGAGGGGTACGACGACGCTGTCCACACGGCCCACGTGGAGACGCCGCGGGCGGTGTACGGCGTCGACACGGCGGCGACGCTGACCGGCGCCGAGTGA
- a CDS encoding Ig-like domain-containing protein encodes MTDRGDGAGDRDRAVTVQIGAVILFGFLIVALSMYQATVVPDQNREVEFLHNQEVQTDVVELSDSVAAAGRVGSAAPQTVKLGTRYPSRAFFVNPPPATGRLSTNRSAADVSLSNVSVLRPDGAVDDEANDYWNDTEPVEFDTAFLVYEPRYNNYREAPTTRYESGVVFNRFPSGSTLNVTDQRLVDGDRITLVVVKGDLSASGVDATSVDPSAVSVVTRRERIAGGATITVPSTRGANVWRGPELLNVSGNPYVDDVVDAGDGRVSIQFDETRNTSLGVAVVDVGDGADTVAAPDPAYLSVERAPSVASNGTTREVVVEVRDRYGNPVDDATVSASATNDGTFATGTLATGEDGLATFEYTPGDTGTEELRFGTPDLTGFDADEPLDANVSVEVNAGAAGAGDGGATDPNPPDSVVLVDSFRKNQTTAVLQLENRGTETVNSSAVRINFFSDGGGQTPTYADLISASESPRLDIAGPSENATIEFEPGQPVNVCYVFDESLRGDEFFVSTYAFDAEFSEQYFVGLTDSEDVQCGGSAGDGGDGGDGGGTPPSVQNGIEYDGNLGSGGSGSAVVFDVTNTNSQTVRINRIEVESRIGDAQRIWDTDGPGQFGYEVYIPGGQNTGFAEAGNPQNFDPGDAAFTADGSTISLSSNAVLAGSGGADSATVTVGDFGRVFGNGNNFDPYDFGTLDRVGSGADWDVSVTLRFQSLGDVTFYFREA; translated from the coding sequence ATGACGGATCGGGGGGACGGAGCCGGGGACCGCGACCGCGCCGTGACGGTGCAGATCGGGGCCGTGATCCTCTTCGGGTTCCTGATCGTCGCGCTGTCGATGTACCAAGCGACGGTCGTCCCCGATCAGAACCGTGAGGTCGAGTTCCTCCACAACCAGGAGGTCCAGACCGACGTGGTCGAACTGTCCGACAGCGTCGCCGCGGCCGGTCGCGTCGGGTCGGCCGCGCCCCAGACGGTGAAACTCGGGACGCGCTACCCGAGCCGGGCGTTCTTCGTCAATCCGCCGCCGGCGACGGGGCGACTCTCGACGAACCGGTCCGCGGCGGACGTCTCGCTGTCGAACGTATCGGTGTTGCGCCCGGACGGCGCCGTGGACGACGAGGCGAACGACTACTGGAACGACACCGAACCCGTCGAGTTCGACACCGCGTTCCTCGTGTACGAACCGCGGTACAACAACTATCGCGAGGCGCCGACGACCCGCTACGAGTCGGGCGTCGTGTTCAACCGGTTCCCGTCGGGGTCGACGCTGAACGTCACGGACCAGCGCCTTGTCGACGGCGACCGGATCACGCTCGTCGTGGTGAAAGGCGATCTCTCGGCCAGCGGCGTCGACGCGACGTCGGTCGACCCCTCGGCGGTGAGCGTCGTCACGCGGCGCGAGCGCATCGCCGGCGGCGCGACCATCACGGTCCCCTCCACCCGCGGGGCGAACGTCTGGCGCGGGCCGGAGCTGTTGAACGTGAGCGGGAACCCGTACGTGGACGACGTCGTCGACGCGGGCGACGGGCGCGTGTCGATCCAGTTCGACGAGACGCGAAACACGTCGCTCGGGGTCGCGGTCGTCGACGTCGGGGACGGCGCCGACACGGTCGCCGCCCCGGACCCGGCGTACCTCTCCGTGGAGCGCGCCCCGTCGGTCGCGAGCAACGGCACCACGCGGGAAGTCGTCGTCGAGGTGCGCGACCGCTACGGGAACCCGGTCGACGACGCGACGGTGTCGGCGTCGGCGACGAACGACGGCACGTTCGCGACGGGGACGCTCGCGACCGGCGAGGACGGACTCGCGACGTTCGAGTACACGCCCGGCGACACCGGGACCGAGGAACTGCGGTTCGGGACTCCGGATCTGACCGGCTTCGACGCCGACGAGCCGCTGGACGCGAACGTGTCCGTCGAGGTGAACGCGGGCGCGGCCGGCGCGGGCGACGGCGGTGCGACCGACCCGAACCCGCCGGACTCGGTCGTGTTGGTGGACTCGTTCCGGAAGAACCAGACGACCGCCGTCCTCCAGTTGGAGAACCGCGGGACCGAGACGGTGAACTCCTCTGCGGTCCGGATCAACTTCTTCTCCGACGGCGGCGGGCAGACCCCGACGTACGCCGACCTGATCTCGGCGTCCGAGTCCCCGCGGCTCGACATCGCCGGCCCGTCCGAGAACGCGACGATCGAGTTCGAACCGGGCCAGCCGGTGAACGTCTGTTACGTGTTCGACGAGAGCCTCCGCGGCGACGAGTTCTTCGTCTCCACCTACGCCTTCGACGCCGAGTTCTCCGAGCAGTACTTCGTCGGACTGACCGACAGCGAGGACGTCCAGTGTGGGGGGTCGGCGGGCGACGGTGGCGACGGCGGCGACGGCGGCGGGACGCCCCCGAGCGTCCAGAACGGGATCGAGTACGACGGGAACCTCGGGTCGGGCGGCTCCGGCAGCGCCGTCGTGTTCGACGTGACCAACACCAACTCCCAGACGGTCCGCATCAACCGGATCGAGGTCGAGAGCCGGATCGGGGACGCCCAGCGGATCTGGGACACCGACGGGCCGGGACAGTTCGGGTACGAGGTGTACATCCCCGGCGGTCAGAACACCGGGTTCGCCGAGGCGGGGAACCCCCAGAACTTCGACCCCGGTGACGCGGCCTTCACGGCCGACGGCTCCACGATATCGCTGTCGTCGAACGCCGTCCTCGCCGGGAGTGGCGGCGCCGACTCCGCCACCGTCACCGTCGGCGACTTCGGCCGGGTGTTCGGGAACGGCAACAACTTCGACCCGTACGACTTCGGCACGCTCGACCGCGTCGGCTCCGGCGCCGACTGGGACGTCAGCGTCACCCTCCGGTTCCAGAGCCTCGGCGACGTGACGTTCTACTTCCGGGAGGCCTGA